From Kangiella sp. TOML190, one genomic window encodes:
- a CDS encoding DUF6265 family protein, which translates to MNFKTLLVTTVLSLMVVSGQAAEKHTEHTYKLGANDSQPKATLQDVAWLVGAWQGSAFGSKFEEVWNPESANTMVGMFKLYDDEKGVSFYELMLLIEENDSLALLVKHFSADFTAWESKEDFVKFTLVKIEDQAVHFSGLSFYQKDPDTIDGYIVMKYQDGSVKEEPIAYQRVKP; encoded by the coding sequence ATGAATTTCAAGACATTATTAGTTACCACAGTGTTATCTTTAATGGTTGTTAGTGGGCAGGCCGCTGAGAAGCATACCGAACACACCTACAAGCTTGGCGCTAATGACTCTCAACCAAAAGCAACTTTGCAAGATGTGGCTTGGTTAGTGGGTGCATGGCAAGGTAGCGCCTTTGGTAGTAAATTCGAGGAAGTTTGGAATCCTGAGTCGGCTAATACCATGGTGGGGATGTTCAAGCTTTACGATGATGAAAAGGGTGTTTCCTTCTACGAGTTGATGCTGCTGATTGAAGAGAATGATAGCTTGGCATTGTTAGTGAAACACTTCAGCGCAGATTTTACTGCTTGGGAGTCAAAGGAAGACTTTGTTAAATTTACATTGGTAAAAATTGAGGATCAGGCGGTTCATTTTTCGGGTTTAAGTTTTTATCAAAAAGATCCCGATACGATTGACGGTTATATTGTCATGAAGTACCAAGACGGTAGCGTCAAAGAAGAACCCATAGCTTATCAGCGGGTCAAACCTTAG
- the smrA gene encoding DNA endonuclease SmrA, producing MMNDDFDLFKKELKGVKKLENDQVNLHQKNDELSLAQQARREAALGRKPNYDPNPLTTGFVEMVKPDDWLEFKKDGVQEFVYKNMRLGKYPIEAAIDLHRRTVKEARDDVFYFIENCKKKDKRLLLITHGKGERSQPQAVIKSHVNHWLQEITDVIAFHSAQPRHGGLGSVYVMLKKSEWAKQENRERYNRKF from the coding sequence ATTATGAATGACGATTTTGACCTATTTAAGAAAGAATTGAAAGGCGTAAAAAAGCTTGAAAATGATCAAGTTAATTTGCATCAGAAAAATGATGAGCTGTCATTAGCGCAACAAGCTCGGCGAGAAGCGGCTTTGGGGCGTAAGCCAAATTACGATCCCAATCCGCTAACCACCGGTTTTGTGGAGATGGTGAAACCTGACGATTGGTTAGAGTTTAAAAAAGACGGGGTGCAGGAGTTTGTTTACAAAAATATGCGCTTGGGTAAATATCCGATAGAGGCAGCGATCGACTTGCATCGTAGAACCGTTAAAGAAGCGCGCGATGATGTGTTTTATTTTATTGAGAATTGTAAGAAGAAAGATAAACGCCTGTTACTGATTACGCATGGTAAAGGCGAACGTAGCCAGCCGCAAGCTGTGATTAAAAGTCACGTTAATCATTGGTTACAAGAAATTACAGATGTTATCGCTTTTCATAGTGCGCAACCGCGTCATGGTGGGTTAGGATCGGTTTATGTGATGCTTAAGAAAAGTGAATGGGCTAAGCAGGAAAATCGCGAGCGTTATAATCGGAAGTTTTAA
- a CDS encoding ATP-binding cassette domain-containing protein translates to MALVTLNQVEVSYGGPALLDKVDFSIDAGERVCFIGRNGVGKSTLLKVINGEIIPEDGELRFLQGVKVAKLTQEVPKETQGSVFDVVASGLGEAGQLLQHFHQLAQVADAESLATMAKVQEQIEAVDGWSLDQKVATVIKRLSLSGDKRFSELSGGMKRRVLLAQALVKQPDILLLDEPTNHLDIESIEWLEGFLKAYEGSILFITHDRRFLKNLATRIVEIDRGQLTSWPGDYDKYLRHKAEALAAEEKANAEFDKKLAQEEVWIRQGIKARRTRNEGRVRRLEAARRERAERRNLIGTVNMQVQQSESSGKKVIEANNIRMEYEGRVLIEDFSTLIMRGDRIGIIGPNGVGKTTLINILLGELTPTEGEVILGTKLEVAYFDQHRAQLNDKLSAQDNVSDGKDMMTINGKDRHVISYMQDFLFTPERARAPITALSGGERNRLLLAKLLAKPSNFLILDEPTNDLDVETLELVEEMLDAYPGTILVVSHDRDFINNVVTSSIVFEGDGRVEEYVGGYDDWLRQKASRAKTVNHNGKSKSEKSATQNASAKTSSTNKPLAKKLSYKEQRELDALPDQIAQLEASIEELQKVMGQADFYQQSKDKITQANEQMQALESELEQKFERWAALEALREAV, encoded by the coding sequence ATGGCATTAGTAACCTTAAACCAAGTCGAAGTCAGCTATGGCGGCCCGGCTTTGTTGGATAAAGTCGATTTTAGTATCGATGCGGGCGAGCGGGTTTGTTTTATTGGTCGCAATGGCGTCGGCAAGTCCACCTTACTCAAAGTCATCAATGGCGAAATTATTCCGGAAGATGGCGAATTACGCTTTTTACAGGGTGTGAAAGTCGCCAAATTAACCCAAGAAGTTCCTAAAGAAACCCAAGGTTCGGTATTTGATGTTGTGGCTTCGGGTTTGGGCGAAGCAGGTCAATTATTGCAACATTTTCACCAGTTGGCGCAAGTAGCCGATGCTGAGTCTTTAGCAACAATGGCTAAGGTGCAGGAGCAAATTGAAGCGGTTGATGGTTGGAGTCTCGATCAAAAGGTCGCCACTGTCATTAAACGCTTGAGTTTATCGGGCGATAAGCGTTTTAGTGAGCTCTCTGGTGGTATGAAACGCCGCGTTTTGCTAGCGCAAGCGTTAGTAAAGCAGCCCGATATTTTATTGCTGGATGAGCCCACTAACCACTTGGATATCGAGTCTATCGAATGGCTGGAAGGTTTCTTAAAAGCTTATGAAGGCAGTATTTTATTTATCACTCACGACCGGCGTTTTTTGAAAAATTTAGCTACTCGCATTGTTGAAATAGATCGTGGCCAGCTTACTTCTTGGCCGGGTGATTATGATAAGTATTTGCGGCATAAGGCCGAAGCTTTGGCGGCGGAAGAAAAGGCCAATGCGGAATTTGATAAAAAACTGGCGCAGGAAGAAGTTTGGATTCGACAGGGGATCAAGGCGCGGCGAACTCGTAACGAAGGACGGGTTAGACGATTAGAAGCGGCGAGAAGAGAAAGGGCCGAGCGGCGCAACCTGATCGGCACCGTTAATATGCAGGTGCAACAAAGCGAGTCTTCGGGCAAAAAGGTTATTGAAGCCAATAATATTCGTATGGAATATGAGGGCAGGGTATTAATCGAAGATTTTTCGACCTTAATTATGCGTGGTGATCGGATTGGTATTATCGGTCCTAATGGCGTTGGTAAAACTACTTTGATTAATATTTTGCTTGGTGAATTAACGCCAACAGAGGGCGAGGTAATCCTTGGTACTAAGCTGGAAGTGGCTTACTTTGATCAGCATCGCGCCCAGCTCAACGATAAGCTTTCGGCGCAAGATAACGTTTCTGATGGCAAAGATATGATGACGATTAATGGTAAAGATCGTCATGTGATTAGTTATATGCAGGATTTTTTGTTTACTCCTGAACGAGCGCGAGCGCCTATCACGGCTTTGTCGGGTGGCGAACGTAATCGTTTGTTGTTGGCAAAACTATTAGCCAAGCCTTCGAATTTTTTAATTCTGGATGAACCGACCAATGATTTGGACGTTGAGACTTTGGAGTTGGTGGAAGAAATGCTGGATGCTTATCCGGGCACCATTTTAGTGGTTTCGCACGATCGGGATTTTATCAATAATGTGGTTACTAGCAGTATCGTTTTTGAAGGCGATGGGCGGGTTGAAGAGTATGTTGGTGGTTATGACGATTGGTTGCGGCAGAAAGCGAGTAGGGCAAAAACCGTTAACCACAACGGCAAGTCTAAGTCGGAAAAATCGGCTACGCAAAATGCTTCTGCAAAAACGTCATCGACTAACAAGCCTTTAGCTAAAAAATTAAGCTATAAAGAACAGCGGGAACTGGATGCTTTACCCGATCAAATTGCACAATTGGAAGCCAGCATTGAGGAGCTACAGAAAGTGATGGGGCAAGCTGATTTTTATCAGCAATCTAAAGATAAAATCACTCAAGCGAATGAGCAGATGCAGGCTTTGGAATCTGAATTAGAGCAAAAATTTGAGCGGTGGGCAGCTTTGGAAGCGCTGCGTGAGGCGGTGTAA
- a CDS encoding class I SAM-dependent methyltransferase, with protein sequence MTCPLCHEQSIHFYHQDNQRNYWQCGRCELVFVKPQEWLSFEQEKAIYDLHQNDADDLGYRRFLNKLVEPLAQRLAPDAEGLDFGCGPGPTLSTMFAELGFIVEDYDPLYFDKPELLQQQYDFICATEVIEHLHDPHNQLNLLLKMLKPKGKLGIMTKRVIDQQAFARWHYKNDMTHIAFYSKTTFEYICKHLYKDAELKLEIINSDTLILSKK encoded by the coding sequence ATGACTTGCCCTCTTTGCCATGAGCAATCGATCCATTTCTACCATCAGGATAACCAACGCAACTATTGGCAGTGTGGGCGCTGCGAGCTGGTGTTTGTGAAACCCCAAGAGTGGTTAAGCTTCGAGCAAGAAAAAGCCATTTACGATCTGCACCAAAACGATGCTGACGATCTCGGCTATCGGCGCTTTCTTAACAAGTTAGTCGAACCGCTAGCGCAAAGGCTGGCGCCAGATGCCGAAGGGTTAGATTTTGGTTGTGGCCCCGGACCAACCCTGTCCACCATGTTTGCCGAACTAGGATTTATAGTCGAAGACTATGATCCCTTGTACTTCGACAAACCCGAACTACTGCAACAACAATATGATTTTATCTGCGCGACCGAAGTCATAGAGCATTTACATGATCCTCATAACCAATTGAATTTACTATTAAAAATGCTAAAACCTAAAGGCAAACTGGGGATTATGACCAAGCGCGTTATCGATCAACAAGCTTTTGCACGCTGGCATTATAAAAATGATATGACCCATATTGCTTTTTACAGCAAAACCACTTTTGAATATATCTGCAAACACCTCTACAAAGACGCAGAACTCAAACTGGAAATAATCAACAGCGACACCCTAATCCTCTCCAAGAAATAG
- a CDS encoding TIR domain-containing protein, which yields MSKRVFVSYSHKDEQLKEDFFEHLAPLKRNGQIDVWHDRDINAGNDWKEKIDENLENADIIILLISSSFLASDYCYSIEMKRAIERKQDGKAEIILVILRPCHWQILEFSRYQGLPKDGVPIINWDNPDEGWLDVVNGISTTIEDMSLVPVESKPILINADIKLSNIAMNWLDDTEVVLTHRKVSRIKLSDVFVLPDIELQPDKKQDTVDIKSSKLIVNKPKKYLIYGEEQQGKTTLLKYAYKEFSIKENIPIYLNAEDIKTKELDTLLKSAIDEQYVNLDYEEIDDNKVVLLIDNIDSIGIRDRFRDKLLEDANSRFKYIIQTCESSYSFILSESTLFDNYDVVKLLGLGHLKREEMSLNWISLGQVETISEEKLYSECQEVKAKLNTIIKKNIVPPKPLYVLMLLQFFEANLNLDLEMTSYGHCYQQLIYQSLEKAKIKNENFDAYLNILTELSWVMYKSNGHLNKNAMEKFFKEYKEEYILNLSIEDVLKVLLEVSILLETETGYLFKYPYIYYFFVGKKIAESYSTSEDVRLSVKELLKTLHREDSANILIFISHHTKDRWILDEINTVLSSLFKGQRVATLEKDQIAFMKGFVEKIPDLVIEQREIQKERDDYNKRLDDLERKANNEDDIESLEILADINQTFKGMEVAGQLIRNRHSSLKKRELFDLAEKGAQSGLRFLEYFFEISEVAKTEVIKLIGDLLSDNPELTDDEVEENAKQAYLKLSYGVINGVLRKIGTSIGSKEALQIYKQLDETHETSAFVLIRQAIELHYNKGINTEEIEKAAKFLNDNRVCLQILKEMVIQHVYMFPLQFKEKQKIAHILGLPIKNQQLMERKQRARLEKVKR from the coding sequence ATGTCAAAGAGAGTATTTGTAAGCTATTCACATAAAGATGAGCAGTTAAAGGAAGATTTTTTTGAGCACCTAGCACCGTTGAAAAGGAATGGGCAAATAGATGTCTGGCACGATAGAGATATTAACGCTGGAAATGATTGGAAAGAAAAAATAGATGAGAATCTAGAAAATGCAGACATCATAATTTTGCTTATAAGTTCAAGCTTTTTAGCTTCAGATTATTGCTATAGCATAGAAATGAAAAGAGCTATAGAAAGGAAGCAAGATGGAAAGGCAGAAATTATTTTGGTTATTTTAAGGCCTTGCCACTGGCAAATTTTAGAGTTCTCAAGATACCAAGGTCTTCCTAAAGATGGAGTTCCTATTATCAATTGGGACAATCCAGATGAAGGATGGTTGGATGTGGTTAACGGTATTTCAACTACCATTGAAGACATGTCTTTAGTTCCAGTGGAGAGTAAGCCAATTCTAATAAATGCAGATATTAAGCTAAGCAATATTGCCATGAATTGGCTTGATGATACGGAAGTTGTCTTGACCCATCGTAAAGTTTCAAGAATTAAGCTTTCAGATGTTTTTGTTCTACCTGATATTGAGTTACAGCCTGATAAAAAGCAAGATACAGTTGATATTAAGAGTTCAAAATTAATTGTAAATAAACCTAAAAAATATTTGATATATGGAGAAGAGCAGCAAGGTAAGACAACTTTGCTTAAGTATGCTTATAAAGAGTTCTCTATCAAAGAGAATATTCCAATATATTTAAATGCGGAAGATATTAAAACAAAAGAATTAGATACCTTGCTTAAATCCGCTATTGATGAGCAGTATGTGAACCTTGATTATGAGGAAATTGATGATAACAAGGTTGTTCTATTAATTGATAATATAGACAGTATCGGCATTAGAGATAGATTTAGAGATAAATTATTAGAAGATGCTAATTCAAGGTTTAAATATATAATCCAAACCTGCGAAAGCTCATATTCATTTATATTAAGTGAATCTACTTTATTTGACAATTACGATGTGGTTAAACTTCTGGGATTAGGACATTTAAAAAGAGAAGAAATGTCTTTGAATTGGATTTCTCTTGGGCAAGTTGAAACCATATCGGAAGAGAAACTCTATTCTGAATGCCAAGAGGTAAAAGCAAAGTTAAATACGATTATAAAAAAGAATATTGTACCACCCAAGCCTTTGTATGTATTGATGTTGCTTCAATTTTTTGAGGCTAACTTAAATCTTGATCTTGAAATGACCTCTTATGGTCACTGTTATCAGCAGTTAATTTATCAGTCTTTAGAAAAAGCTAAAATAAAGAATGAAAATTTCGATGCTTACTTGAATATTTTAACTGAGCTTTCATGGGTTATGTATAAGAGTAACGGTCATTTAAATAAAAATGCAATGGAGAAATTTTTTAAAGAGTATAAAGAAGAGTATATCCTTAATCTCTCTATTGAAGATGTTCTAAAAGTTTTGCTAGAAGTATCTATTTTGCTTGAAACAGAAACAGGCTATTTATTTAAATATCCATATATTTATTACTTTTTTGTTGGAAAGAAAATTGCCGAAAGTTACTCAACATCAGAAGATGTTCGTCTATCAGTAAAAGAATTATTAAAAACTCTGCATAGAGAAGATAGTGCAAATATTTTAATTTTTATATCTCATCACACTAAAGATAGATGGATTCTAGATGAAATCAATACTGTTCTTTCTTCCCTTTTTAAAGGACAAAGAGTGGCTACATTAGAAAAAGATCAAATAGCCTTTATGAAGGGATTTGTTGAAAAAATCCCTGATTTGGTAATTGAGCAAAGAGAGATTCAAAAAGAAAGGGATGATTATAACAAGCGATTAGACGATCTAGAGAGAAAAGCAAACAATGAAGATGACATTGAGTCATTAGAAATACTTGCGGATATTAATCAAACCTTTAAAGGTATGGAGGTTGCTGGGCAACTAATACGCAATAGACATTCTAGCTTAAAGAAGCGAGAGTTATTTGACTTGGCTGAGAAGGGTGCTCAATCAGGCTTGAGATTTTTGGAGTATTTCTTTGAAATTTCTGAGGTCGCCAAAACAGAAGTGATTAAGCTTATAGGTGATCTTTTAAGTGATAATCCGGAACTTACTGATGATGAAGTAGAGGAAAATGCTAAACAAGCTTATCTAAAGCTTTCGTACGGTGTGATTAATGGTGTTTTACGAAAGATAGGCACATCAATTGGCTCGAAAGAAGCATTACAAATTTATAAACAACTTGATGAAACTCATGAAACATCTGCCTTTGTTTTAATTCGCCAAGCTATAGAGCTTCATTATAACAAAGGAATTAATACGGAAGAGATTGAAAAGGCAGCCAAATTTTTAAATGATAATAGGGTTTGCCTGCAAATATTGAAAGAAATGGTAATCCAGCATGTGTATATGTTCCCACTTCAATTCAAGGAAAAGCAAAAGATTGCACATATACTAGGGTTGCCTATAAAAAACCAACAACTTATGGAAAGAAAGCAAAGAGCGAGGTTAGAAAAAGTAAAAAGGTGA
- a CDS encoding molybdopterin-synthase adenylyltransferase MoeB, producing MFSEQELRQYSRHIALEEIDLEGQQKLAHAKVMIIGLGGLGSAASIYLAASGIGKLTLVDHDTVALSNLQRQILHSNKTLYTAKTESAQEHLALLNCNIAIETINEKLAGEKLDTLIGAHDLVLDCSDNFSTRYAINASCVKHQTPLISGAAIRWQGQVAVFNQNPQAPCYACLYKTQATTEDDCWQQGVLSPLVGVIGSLQAAETIKLLCGIEQPTQDLTLFDAKKLSFKAIKIAKDPNCEICCAN from the coding sequence GTGTTTAGCGAACAAGAATTACGCCAATACAGCCGCCATATCGCGCTCGAAGAAATCGATCTTGAGGGTCAGCAAAAGCTTGCTCACGCTAAAGTTATGATTATTGGATTGGGCGGTCTTGGCTCGGCAGCCAGTATCTATTTAGCGGCTTCCGGAATCGGCAAACTCACTCTGGTGGATCACGATACGGTTGCTTTATCCAATTTGCAGCGGCAAATTCTACACAGCAATAAAACCTTGTATACGGCCAAAACGGAATCGGCCCAAGAGCATCTGGCGTTGCTTAATTGCAATATCGCCATTGAAACCATTAATGAAAAACTGGCAGGGGAAAAGCTAGATACTCTTATTGGCGCTCATGATTTGGTGCTGGATTGTAGCGATAACTTTTCCACTCGCTATGCGATAAATGCTAGCTGCGTCAAACATCAAACGCCACTGATTTCCGGCGCTGCCATTCGTTGGCAAGGCCAAGTCGCTGTGTTTAATCAAAATCCTCAAGCGCCTTGCTACGCTTGTCTGTATAAAACTCAAGCGACTACTGAAGACGATTGTTGGCAACAAGGGGTTTTATCGCCTTTAGTCGGAGTTATCGGCTCACTACAGGCGGCTGAAACGATTAAGCTGCTATGTGGAATTGAACAACCGACCCAAGATTTAACACTGTTCGATGCCAAAAAACTCAGTTTTAAAGCCATCAAGATTGCCAAAGATCCGAATTGCGAGATTTGCTGTGCAAACTGA
- a CDS encoding efflux RND transporter permease subunit translates to MIAWFARNPVAANMLMAVILISGLFTIFQRVTIERFPNIDINTITVTVPFRGATPEEVERTISTRVEEAVFDLEGIDKLRSVSSEGSSTVIIEIEDDYDMEVLLDQVKSRVDSLNTLPLEAEKPIIRRSEFKRETISVMVSGQLPEQELRQYADIIQEELLAVDGITQIETSGVRAFEIAIEVNQDLLNEYGLTLQEIANSIDNHSLDLSAGQVRSDKGDILLRLKGQSYTQQEFFQIPILTKADGTRLLLGDIAQIQDGFEEQGLNTRFDGVPAIELEVFRVGDQSEIQVAQKVKDFVAAKQDSVPLGLEVGIWRDQSKGLKARLSTLNFSLMQGGILVIILLTLFLRPTIALWVSLGIPIAFAGGIALMPEMGATVNLISLFAFILVLGIVVDDAIVTGENIYNHLSRGEPPLEAAIKGTKEVALPVTFGVITTMIAFVPILFLPGGWGKWYFQLPLIVIPVLFFSLVESKLILPAHLGHMKFKKNAEEGNAFQRFQQKFATGFENAVVKFYKPVLNFAISHWAITVSFFIGLLYIIYFAVSLGHTRYSSFPRIPSETARASLAMPAGTPFEVTDNYIKKMTDAAIALKEKYRDPDTGESVITHVFSVSGSGGRSVSTNRGRIMFETVPPEQRNLEVGIGQLVQEWRKLIGPLPGAETLNFRAEIGRNRDPIDVQLNGADTIKLNQAAEEVKTILAATQGVFDIADSFSKGKQEIQFRLKPQAEALGITLSSLARQVRSAFFGVEVQRIQRGRDDVRVMLRLSKQERSSLDELNDLLVNTPSGGKLPLHQLVELSYGKSPANIERIDRRRTINITADVDKSNSNLGAIREGINQEVLQLMQNYPGISFSLEGEAREESELFSSIYVSILFVMFAIYILLAIVFKSYRKPFIVMAVIPLGGVMAVLGHWIMGLTLSMMSVLGMLALTGVVVNDSLVLVDYINKQRAKGIERKEAVLNAGVRRLRPIMLTSLTTFVGLIPIIFDKSTQAQFLIPMGVSLGFGILFATAITLIVVPLFFYRSKALVTFLIAFFALLAYQYRDWIAELVNSFSG, encoded by the coding sequence ATGATTGCTTGGTTCGCGCGCAATCCAGTAGCTGCCAATATGTTGATGGCAGTGATCCTTATTTCTGGACTCTTCACCATCTTCCAAAGGGTGACTATCGAGCGTTTTCCAAATATTGATATTAATACCATTACGGTTACGGTGCCGTTTCGCGGCGCGACTCCCGAAGAAGTGGAAAGAACCATTTCTACTCGGGTCGAAGAGGCGGTTTTTGATTTAGAAGGAATTGATAAACTGCGCTCGGTTTCCTCAGAAGGCTCATCCACCGTCATTATCGAGATCGAAGACGATTATGATATGGAAGTGTTGTTGGATCAGGTCAAGAGTCGCGTGGACTCGCTCAACACCTTGCCGTTGGAAGCGGAAAAGCCAATTATTCGACGCAGTGAATTTAAACGCGAAACCATTAGCGTCATGGTGTCTGGGCAGCTACCCGAGCAGGAGTTGCGTCAGTATGCGGATATTATTCAAGAAGAGTTGCTGGCGGTTGATGGCATTACGCAAATTGAAACTTCGGGTGTGCGCGCTTTTGAGATTGCCATCGAAGTCAATCAAGATTTGCTCAATGAATACGGCCTAACGCTCCAAGAAATTGCCAATAGTATTGATAATCACTCGCTGGATCTGTCCGCGGGTCAGGTGCGCTCCGATAAAGGCGATATTTTGCTGCGCTTAAAAGGCCAATCTTATACTCAGCAAGAATTTTTTCAAATCCCGATCTTAACCAAGGCCGACGGCACCCGCTTATTACTTGGCGACATCGCCCAAATTCAAGACGGTTTTGAAGAACAAGGCTTGAATACCCGCTTTGATGGTGTTCCGGCGATTGAGCTGGAGGTTTTTCGAGTTGGCGATCAAAGTGAAATACAGGTGGCGCAGAAAGTTAAAGATTTCGTCGCGGCCAAACAAGACTCGGTTCCGCTTGGTCTTGAAGTGGGGATTTGGCGCGATCAATCCAAAGGACTTAAAGCTCGTTTAAGCACCTTGAATTTCAGTTTAATGCAGGGCGGGATCTTGGTGATTATCTTACTCACCTTGTTCTTGCGCCCGACCATTGCGCTGTGGGTCAGTCTTGGTATTCCGATTGCCTTTGCCGGCGGTATTGCCTTGATGCCTGAGATGGGAGCGACGGTTAACCTAATTAGTTTGTTTGCCTTTATTTTGGTATTGGGGATCGTGGTCGATGATGCGATTGTCACTGGTGAGAATATTTATAATCACTTAAGTCGCGGCGAGCCGCCCCTCGAAGCTGCTATTAAAGGCACAAAAGAAGTCGCGCTACCAGTGACCTTTGGCGTGATTACCACCATGATTGCCTTTGTGCCGATCCTGTTTTTACCGGGCGGCTGGGGTAAATGGTATTTCCAGTTGCCATTGATTGTCATTCCAGTGCTATTTTTCTCGCTGGTGGAATCGAAGCTTATTTTGCCAGCGCATTTAGGCCATATGAAATTTAAGAAAAATGCTGAAGAAGGCAATGCCTTTCAAAGATTCCAACAAAAATTCGCTACGGGTTTTGAAAATGCGGTAGTGAAGTTTTATAAGCCAGTATTAAACTTTGCCATTAGCCATTGGGCCATTACCGTCTCCTTTTTTATTGGCTTGTTATACATTATTTATTTCGCGGTCAGCCTAGGCCATACGCGCTATTCGTCTTTCCCTCGGATCCCGAGTGAAACTGCCCGTGCTTCTTTGGCCATGCCTGCGGGTACGCCGTTTGAAGTGACCGATAATTACATAAAAAAGATGACCGATGCGGCGATTGCGCTTAAAGAAAAATATCGCGATCCCGATACTGGCGAGAGCGTGATTACTCACGTCTTCTCAGTCAGCGGATCGGGCGGGCGCAGCGTGAGCACTAATCGCGGTCGGATCATGTTTGAAACGGTTCCACCGGAGCAACGTAATCTGGAAGTGGGTATAGGTCAGTTGGTGCAAGAATGGCGCAAACTTATTGGCCCTTTGCCTGGCGCTGAAACCTTAAACTTCCGTGCTGAAATTGGTCGTAATCGCGATCCGATTGATGTGCAACTAAACGGCGCTGACACCATTAAGCTTAACCAAGCCGCCGAAGAAGTAAAAACTATTCTCGCAGCGACCCAAGGGGTGTTTGATATTGCAGATAGCTTCTCCAAAGGCAAGCAGGAAATTCAGTTTCGATTAAAACCGCAAGCCGAAGCATTGGGGATCACCCTAAGCAGCTTGGCGCGACAAGTGCGCAGCGCCTTTTTTGGGGTCGAAGTGCAGCGGATCCAGCGCGGTCGCGATGATGTGCGAGTGATGTTGCGTCTATCCAAACAAGAGCGTAGCTCGCTGGATGAGTTAAACGATTTATTGGTTAATACGCCTTCGGGTGGAAAATTACCGCTGCATCAATTGGTTGAACTGTCTTATGGTAAAAGTCCGGCCAACATCGAGCGCATCGATCGCCGTAGAACCATCAACATTACCGCCGACGTGGATAAGTCGAACAGTAATTTAGGCGCGATTCGCGAGGGTATCAACCAAGAAGTGTTGCAGCTGATGCAAAATTATCCCGGCATCAGTTTTTCCTTAGAAGGCGAGGCACGCGAAGAAAGCGAACTCTTTAGCAGTATTTACGTCAGTATTTTATTTGTGATGTTTGCTATCTACATTCTACTGGCAATTGTATTTAAATCTTACCGCAAGCCCTTTATTGTGATGGCAGTGATTCCGTTAGGCGGTGTCATGGCCGTCTTGGGACATTGGATCATGGGACTAACTTTGAGCATGATGTCGGTGCTTGGGATGTTAGCGCTAACCGGCGTGGTGGTGAACGACAGTTTGGTGCTGGTGGACTATATTAACAAGCAACGCGCCAAAGGTATCGAGCGCAAAGAAGCGGTGCTCAACGCTGGAGTCAGACGTTTGCGACCGATCATGTTGACCTCGCTGACCACCTTTGTCGGCTTGATCCCCATTATTTTTGATAAGTCGACCCAAGCCCAATTCTTGATCCCAATGGGCGTATCGCTGGGTTTTGGGATTTTGTTTGCAACCGCCATTACCCTAATCGTAGTGCCGTTATTTTTCTATCGCTCGAAAGCCTTGGTGACCTTTTTAATCGCCTTTTTTGCACTCTTGGCGTACCAATATCGAGATTGGATCGCCGAGTTGGTTAACAGTTTTTCAGGCTAA